In one window of Erinaceus europaeus chromosome 17, mEriEur2.1, whole genome shotgun sequence DNA:
- the LOC103110447 gene encoding olfactory receptor 5AN6-like, protein MTMRNTMEMDRNSTPVTMFVLLGLTDEKELQLILFPIFLMIYLMTLMWNLGLIILIRIDSHLHTPMYFFLSFLSSIDICYTSTIGPRMLSDFFRDEKLISFVACAIQYFVVAWMALSECCLLAAMAIDRYVAIGSPLQYSYIMVPELCWKMVSGALGTGFISSLFQTIPGFNLYYCGPNNIQHFFCDIPQIISLSCSSTFISQMFIFIVSLFVALGSLLVVLLSYGFIAASILKSFSVKGSSKAFNTCASHLAAVTLYFGTGLSVYMHPSSSHSTKYDKVLSVFYVNVIPMLNPLIYSLRNKEIKEALKRVMKKAMHFP, encoded by the coding sequence ATGACAATGAGAAATACTATGGAAATGGATAGAAACAGCACTCCTGTGACCATGTTTGTACTCCTGGGTCTCACAGATGAAAAAGAGCTACAGCTTATCCTCTTTCCAATATTCCTAATGATCTACCTTATGACCTTAATGTGGAACCTGGGTCTGATCATCCTCATCAGGATAGACTCTCACTTGCACACACCTATgtacttctttctcagtttcctgtCATCTATAGACATCTGCTATACTTCCACCATTGGCCCAAGGATGCTTTCAGACTTCTTCAGAGATGAAAAATTGATCTCTTTTGTGGCCTGTGCCATTCAGTATTTTGTAGTAGCTTGGATGGCTCTATCTGAGTGCTGCCTCTTGGCTGCTATGGCCATTGACAGGTATGTAGCTATTGGGAGCCCTCTACAGTACTCATACATCATGGTGCCTGAACTCTGTTGGAAGATGGTTTCAGGAGCCCTTGGGACTGGTTTCATTAGTAGTTTATTTCAAACGATCCCTGGATTTAATCTATACTACTGTGGCCCAAACAACATTCAACATTTCTTCTGTGACATCCCCCAGATTATTTCCTTGTCTTGTTCTAGTACATTCATCagtcaaatgtttatttttattgtatctcTGTTTGTTGCATTGGGGTCCTTGCTTGttgtccttttatcctatggcttcATTGCAGCTTCCATCCTGAAGTCATTCTCAGTCAAAGGTAGTTCCAAGGCCTTCAACACCTGTGCCTCCCACCTGGCAGCTGTGACACTTTATTTTGGCACAGGTCTCTCTGTGTACATGCATCCTAGTTCTAGTCATTCCACTAAGTATGACAAGGTTCTCTCAGTGTTCTATGTCAATGTCATTCCCATGTTAAATCCTCTTATCTATAGTCTGAGGAACAAGGAGATCAAAGAAGCTCTCAAAAGGGTGATGAAAAAGGCAATGCATTTTCCTTAG
- the LOC103110448 gene encoding olfactory receptor 5A1-like: MASSSSTEGDRNYTSVTNFILVGLTDEKELQRILFPIFLGIYLVTLMWNLGLIILIRMDSHLHTPMHLFLSVLSSIDIWYTSSIGPRMLSDFFKKEKTIPFIACATQFFVLSWMGLSECCLLAAMAYDRYVAIGRPLQYSPIMEPGLCRKMVAAALETGFLSSLVLTAPSFNLYYCGPNIVQHFFCDIAQIITLSCSNLFVTQMIIFLVATFVGFGSLLLTLLSYGFIVTSILKISSVKGSIKAFNTCTSHLVVVTLFYGTSLSVYMHPSSSSNHPKKQEKVLSVFYVIIIPMLNPLIYSLRNKDIKEALKRVLKRVIQ; the protein is encoded by the coding sequence ATGGCTTCAAGTAGTTCAACAGAAGGGGACAGAAACTATACCTCCGTGACCAATTTCATTCTTGTGGGTCTCACAGATGAAAAAGAGCTTCAACGTATCCTCTTTCCAATCTTCCTAGGGATTTACCTTGTAACTCTAATGTGGAACCTGGGTCTGATCATCCTCATCAGGATGGACTCCCACCTGCACACACCTATGCACCTTTTTCTCAGTGTCCTGTCATCTATAGACATCTGGTATACTTCTTCCATCGGCCCAAGGATGCTCTCagacttctttaaaaaagaaaaaacaattccTTTCATTGCATGTGCCACTCAGTTTTTTGTTCTGTCCTGGATGGGTCTGTCTGAGTGCTGCCTGTTGGCTGCCATGGCCTATGACAGATACGTGGCTATTGGCCGTCCACTGCAGTACTCACCCATCATGGAGCCCGGACTCTGCCGGAAGATGGTTGCCGCGGCCCTTGAGACTGGTTTTCTTAGTAGTTTAGTCCTAACAGCCCCTTCCTTTAATCTCTACTACTGTGGGCCAAATATCGTTCAACATTTCTTTTGTGACATAGCCCAGATTATTACCTTGTCTTGTTCCAATCTCTTTGTTACACAAATGATTATTTTTCTGGTTGCTACTTTCGTTGGGTTTGGCTCTTTGCTCCTTACTCTTTTATCTTATGGTTTCATTGTTACTTCCATCTTGAAGATATCCTCAGTTAAAGGCAGTATCAAGGCCTTCAATACCTGCACCTCTCATCTGGTGGTTGTGACACTCTTCTACGGCACTTCCCTCTCTGTGTACATGCATCCTAGTTCTAGTTCTAACCACCCTAAGAAGCAGGAAAAGGTGTTGTCAGTGTTCTATGTTATCATTATTCCTATGCTCAACCCTCTTATTTACAGTTTAAGGAACAAAGACATCAAAGAAGCTCTCAAAAGAGTGTTGAAGAGGGTGATACAATAA
- the LOC103110449 gene encoding olfactory receptor 5AN6-like, with the protein MEEERNHTSVAMFVLLGLTDELKLQLFLFPVLLGIYLVTLIWNLGLIILIRMDSHLHTPMYLFLSFLSSIDICYATSISPRMLSDFFREEKVISLVACATQYFVMAWMGLSECCILAAMAIDRYVAIGSPLQYSSIMTPGLCQKMGVGALGCGFIGSLVHTVPSFSLYFCGPNVIQHFFCDAPQILSLSCSSTFSSQMFMFTVAVLVVFGSLLVVLLSYGLIVASILKSSSVKGSAKAFNTCASHLVAVTLFYGTALPVYMQPSSHHSKKQDKVLSVFYVVVIPMLNPLIYSLRNTEIRKALKRVMKRRTHSPP; encoded by the coding sequence atggaagaagagagaaatcacACTTCTGTGGCCATGTTTGTTCTCCTGGGACTCACAGATGAACTCAAGCTGCAGCTTTTTCTCTTCCCAGTCTTGCTAGGGATCTACCTAGTGACCCTAATCTGGAACCTGGGTCTGATCATCCTCATCAGGATGGACTCTCACCTGCACACACCTATGTACCTTTTTCTCAGTTTCCTGTCATCTATAGACATCTGCTATGCTACTTCCATCAGCCCAAGGATGCTTTCAGACTTCTTCAGAGAAGAAAAAGTGATCTCTCTTGTGGCCTGTGCCACCCAGTATTTTGTGATGGCCTGGATGGGCCTGTCTGAGTGCTGCATTTTGGCTGCTATGGCCATTGACAGATATGTGGCTATTGGGAGTCCTCTGCAGTACTCTTCCATCATGACACCTGGTCTCTGTCAGAAGATGGGTGTTGGGGCCCTTGGGTGTGGTTTCATTGGCAGTTTAGTTCACACAGTCCCCAGCTTCAGTCTCTACTTCTGTGGGCCAAATGTCATTCAACATTTCTTTTGTGATGCTCCCCAGATACTTAGCTTGTCTTGTTCTAGTACATTTTCCAGTCAAATGTTTATGTTTACGGTAGCTGTGCTAGTTGTGTTTGGTTCTTTGCTTGttgtccttttatcctatggtctcattGTAGCTTCCATTCTGAAGTCATCCTCAGTTAAAGGTAGTGCCAAGGCCTTCAATACTTGTGCCTCTCACCTGGTGGCGGTCACACTCTTCTATGGCACGGCTCTCCCTGTGTACATGCAACCTAGCTCTCATCACTCGAAGAAACAAGACAAAGTGCTGTCAGTATTCTATGTTGTTGTCATTCCTATGTTAAACCCTCTTATCTACAGTCTGAGGAACACGGAGATTAGAAAAGCCCTCAAAAGGGTGATGAAGAGGAGAACCCATTCACCCCCATAA